Proteins co-encoded in one Bacillota bacterium LX-D genomic window:
- a CDS encoding Fe-S-containing hydro-lyase, producing the protein MSIIQLKAPLLDNNIAMLRAGDKVLISGVIYTARDAAHSRLAYLLELGQDLPIDLQGQIIYYAGPTPAKPGRIIGSVGPTTSYRMDPYTPQLLKAGLKGVIGKGTRSQAVRTALQDCKSVYMAALGGAAALISKCITKAKLVAYPDLGPEAIYRLEVNDLPVVVINDCYGSDLYEEGINKYNKLLQEKVK; encoded by the coding sequence ATGTCGATAATCCAGTTGAAAGCACCTCTCCTTGACAATAACATCGCCATGCTAAGAGCTGGAGATAAGGTTTTGATTTCAGGGGTAATTTATACTGCTAGAGATGCTGCTCACTCTAGATTAGCTTATTTATTGGAACTGGGACAAGATTTACCAATTGATTTACAAGGACAAATTATCTATTATGCAGGACCAACGCCAGCCAAGCCGGGAAGAATTATTGGCTCAGTAGGCCCAACTACCAGTTACAGAATGGATCCATACACTCCCCAACTTTTAAAAGCTGGTTTAAAAGGAGTTATCGGTAAGGGAACACGATCTCAAGCTGTTCGTACAGCGTTACAAGATTGTAAATCAGTATACATGGCGGCTCTTGGAGGCGCAGCTGCTTTAATTTCCAAATGCATTACCAAGGCCAAGTTAGTTGCCTATCCTGATTTAGGGCCAGAGGCGATTTATAGACTGGAAGTAAATGATTTACCAGTTGTAGTTATTAATGATTGTTATGGATCTGATTTATATGAAGAGGGTATAAATAAGTATAATAAACTTTTGCAAGAAAAAGTAAAGTAG
- a CDS encoding fumarate hydratase, whose protein sequence is MKEIAYGTIVEAVAELCIKANYFLSDDVKVALDEATKSELSPLGKEILQDLYSNVEIASREQVPICQDTGTAVVFVEIGQNVFINGGLLRDAINAGVKKGYSEGYLRKSIVSNPLQRENTGDNTPAIIHTELVEGDSLKITVAPKGGGSENMSALTMLTPSAGIQGVKSFVLDTIKKAGPNPCPPIIVGLGIGGNFELAPLLAKKALLREIGQYNQDPIAAKLEKELFSEINCLGIGPEGFGGSTTTLAVNIELYPCHIASLPVAVNINCHVARHQSVII, encoded by the coding sequence ATGAAAGAAATAGCTTACGGTACAATAGTAGAAGCAGTTGCAGAACTTTGCATTAAAGCAAACTATTTTTTAAGCGATGATGTTAAAGTTGCGTTAGATGAAGCAACAAAATCGGAACTTTCACCTTTGGGTAAAGAAATTTTACAAGACCTTTACAGTAACGTAGAAATAGCTAGTCGAGAACAGGTTCCAATTTGTCAGGATACTGGGACTGCAGTAGTATTCGTAGAAATTGGACAGAATGTTTTTATAAACGGCGGTTTGCTAAGGGATGCAATCAATGCTGGTGTAAAAAAAGGTTATTCAGAAGGCTATTTGCGAAAATCAATTGTGTCTAATCCTTTGCAAAGGGAAAATACCGGTGATAATACTCCTGCTATTATTCATACAGAGCTCGTCGAAGGAGATAGCCTGAAAATAACGGTTGCTCCCAAAGGTGGGGGAAGTGAAAATATGTCTGCCTTAACTATGCTGACACCTTCGGCAGGTATACAAGGTGTTAAGAGTTTTGTACTGGATACAATTAAAAAAGCAGGTCCTAATCCATGCCCTCCTATAATTGTAGGTCTGGGAATTGGTGGAAACTTCGAATTGGCACCATTATTAGCTAAAAAAGCTTTACTGAGGGAAATTGGACAGTATAATCAGGATCCAATAGCGGCTAAATTGGAGAAAGAGCTATTTTCGGAAATAAACTGTTTAGGAATTGGTCCAGAAGGTTTCGGTGGCAGCACTACTACTCTGGCAGTTAATATAGAGCTATATCCGTGCCATATTGCTAGCTTGCCTGTAGCAGTTAATATTAACTGTCATGTTGCTCGGCATCAATCGGTTATCATATAG